In Heteronotia binoei isolate CCM8104 ecotype False Entrance Well chromosome 4, APGP_CSIRO_Hbin_v1, whole genome shotgun sequence, a genomic segment contains:
- the LOC132569885 gene encoding atrial natriuretic peptide receptor 2-like → MAAPLPPPLLGALLVTLAVPPSSSAAGPEAAHQASAAPSVEVRLGVLLPGRNVRYPWAWPRVAPALSLALEALEPQLRPQGLDVRTAFASTENEDGVCFHHEAQAKAIDLKGSHDPDVLLGAGCYGTSYAVALFARHWQVPLLRAGAYERGPEAFSSTMVYAGPLGPALDGFLLQLLRRFNWTSRAAAVEYVDYFEFFPYVHRPSTDDFETRFHNYRQPGEAVRFIQANGRVVYITGPLKMLQEIMHVAQAQNMTSGDYVFIYLDIWGESLRAEGHREAKKPWQSKESQDMGELREAFQTVLVITFHEPQTPEYWRFQSQLILRAQRDFGVAGNDSMETLVAGCFHDVLLLYLKALNETLQEGGTKRNTSRILEKMRGLKIQGVTGTVSLNRDNDREMDFDLWAMRDVESGEFQVVAHYTGPEKQINWTGPIHWKKGSPPLDNPPCVFNMDDPSCASLGTTAASSLLTLGEQRLGPQDLQWWAGQFPAEQEKKLPPYRGEKRKSTVLGSSQETAVCSSAFSVESSDLSLEVEEGRSPLTSKKPKPALL, encoded by the exons ATGGCCGCGCCGCTCCCGCCGCCGCTCCTCGGGGCCCTGCTGGTGACCCTGGcggtgcccccctcctcctccgctgCCGGGCCCGAGGCCGCCCACCAGGCCAGCGCCGCCCCGTCGGTGGAGGTGAGGCTGGGGGTGCTGCTGCCCGGGCGCAACGTGCGCTACCCCTGGGCCTGGCCTCGCGTGGcccccgccctgagcctggccctGGAGGCGCTGGAGCCCCAGCTGCGCCCCCAAGGCCTCGACGTGCGCACCGCCTTCGCCTCCACCGAGAACGAGGACGGCGTCTGCTTCCACCACGAGGCTCAGGCCAAGGCCATAGATCTGAAGGGCTCCCACGACCCGGACGTGCTGCTCGGGGCGGGCTGCTACGGCACAAGCTACGCAGTGGCGCTCTTTGCCCGGCACTGGCAGGTGCCGCTCCTTCGAGCCGGGGCCTATGAGAGGGGCCCGGAAGCTTTCAGCAGCACGATGGTGTATGCCGGCCCCCTGGGGCCCGCCCTCGACGGCTTCCTGCTCcagctgctccggcgcttcaacTGGACTTCCCGCGCCGCCGCCGTCGAGTACGTCGATTACTTTGAATTCTTCCCCTACGTGCACCGACCGAGCACCGACGACTTCGAGACCCGCTTCCACAACTATCGCCAGCCGGGGGAGGCCGTCCGCTTCATCCAGGCCAACGGGCGAG TGGTCTACATCACTGGGCCCCTGAAGATGTTGCAGGAGATCATGCACGTGGCGCAGGCTCAGAACATGACCAGCGGTGACTACGTCTTCATctacctggacatttggggggaaAGCCTGAGAGCTGAGGGGCATCGTGAGGCCAAGAAGCCCTGGCAGAGCAAGGAGAGCCAAGATATGGGGGAACTTCGAGAGGCCTTCCAG ACGGTGCTAGTAATCACTttccatgagccccaaacccCCGAATACTGGCGTTTCCAGAGCCAGCTGATCCTGCGTGCCCAGAGAGACTTTGGTGTGGCTGGGAATGACTCCATG GagaccctggtggctggctgcttcCATGATGTTCTGCTGCTGTATCTCAAGGCTCTGAACGAGACGCTGCAAGAAGGTGGAACCAAGCGGAACACCAGCCGCATCCTGGAAAAGATGAGGGGCCTGAAAATCCAGG gTGTCACTGGGACAGTGAGCCTCAATAGAGACAATGACCGAGAGATGGATTTTGACCTGTGGGCCATGAGGGATGTGGAGAGCGGAGAATTCCAG GTGGTGGCTCATTACACAGGACCAGAGAAGCAGATCAACTGGACAGGGCCCATCCACTGGAAGAAGGGGAGCCCTCCTCTTGACAATCCACCATGTGTCTTCAACATGGACGACCCCTCCTGTG CATCATTGGGAACCACGGCAGCCTCAAGTCTTCTGACTCTTGGTGAGCAACGGCTGGGCCCTCAAGATCTCCAGTGGTGGGCTGGTCAGTTTCCAGCAGAGCAGGAAAA GAAGCTGCCACCTTATAGAGGTGAGAAGCGGAAAAGTACAGTTTTGGGATCATCTCAGGAGACAGCTGTGTGCAGCAGTGCTTTCTCTGTGGAGAGCAGTGACCTCAGCCTCGAGGTGGAAGAAGGAAGATCTCCTTTGACTTCGAAGAAGCCAAAGCCTGCCTTGTTGTAG